From the Lysinibacillus fusiformis genome, the window ATTACTACAATGTTTAACAATGTCCTCCATGGAAGCAACACAGCAGCTAATGAAGCACCCAGACATTCATTTAATTTTAGCTACGGGTGGTGGTGCATTGGTCAAGGCGGCCTATAGCTCTGGCAAACCTGCCTATGGGGTAGGGCCAGGAAATGTACCAGCTTACATTGAAAAATCGGCTACTATTCAAAAGTCTGTCCGTCAATTGGTGCAAAGTAAATCGTTCGATAATGGCACAATCTGTGCAACGGAGCAAGCCATTATTGTCGATAAGGCGATTGCAGTGCAAGTGCAAACAGAATTAAAGAAAAACGGTGCCTATCTATTAAATGCTGAAGAAAAAGCTAAAATGGAAAAATTGATTTCGCCAGTTCCAGGGAAAGTAAATCCCCAGATTGTCGGTAAATCAGCTACTTGCCTAGCCGATTCTGTTGGTATTACGGTTCCAGACGATACAAAAGTTCTTGTGGGCTTCGAAACAATGATTGGTAAAAATATTCCGTTTTCTCTTGAAAAACTATCACCAATCTTTGCACTTTATGTTGTTGAAAACAGTACAGAAGCCAAGCAGGTGATGATTGACCTGCTAAATATTGGAGGACGCGGACATACATGCTCCATTCACACTGAAAATGCAGCATTGGCAGAGCAATTTTCCGTTGAATTACCAGTATCACGCATTGTGGTCAATACATTATCATCTATCGGTGCAGTAGGTGGCACAACGGGCTTAGCGCCATCCTTTACATTAGGCTGTGGTACATTTGGCGGCAATATTACGTCAGATAACATTACAGCAAGACATTTATTAAATATCAAACGTATGGCGTATGGCATTAAAGATGTCGAAGTGCCAAAACCAGAATTTGAAGTACAGTCCGTTGTCGAGTCGGTAGTCTCACAAGAGCCTGCTCTAGACACAACGATGGTTCAACAAATTGTCGATCAAGTATTAAAACAAATCACATTACAAAATAAATAATTTGGAGGAATGACAAATGAGTACAGCATTAGGAATGGTAGAAACAAAAGGTTTAGTAGGAGCAATTGAAGCAGCAGACGCAATGGTAAAGGCAGCAAGCGTTAATTTAGTAGGAAAAGTACATGTTGGTGGCGGTATCGTGACAGTTCTTGTACGCGGTGATGTAGGCGCAGTAAAAGCAGCAACAGATGCAGGGGCAGCAGCAGCACAACGTGTAGGAGAGCTATTATCAGTTCATGTAATTCCACGTCCACACCACGAATTAGAAATGATTTTACCAAAAGCAGAAGCATAATTTCATGTTCTGATGAGAGCTGGATCTAACTTTAGAACAGCTCTCAACTTGTCCTTATAAAATCAATCAACAAAATAAAGAGGTGGCTAACGTGACAACAGCAACAAAAACTTTTCCAGTGGCCATTTCGGCTCGTCATATCCATCTAAGTGAAGCAGATTTACAAGCACTTTTTGGTCCAAATGCAACCCTAACTAAGGATTTCGACTTATCACAGCCAGGGCAATTTGCTGCAAAAGAGCGTGTCTCTATCGAGGGACCAAAAGGCATTATTCATAATGTCCGTGTCCTTGGACCTGTAAGACCAGCAACCCAAGTAGAGGTAAGCCGTACAGATGCCATGAAGCTAGGGGTGACACCTCCTTTACGGCAATCAGGTGATATTGACAATTCTGCAGGCATTAAAATTCTTTCTCAAGACAAGGAATTAGAGATCCAGCAGGGGGTCATCATTGCACAGGCACATATTCATATGACAGAAGAAGATGCCAAAGCATTGGAAGTACACAATAATGAATTAGTTTCAGTGGAAGTTGTAAGTGATCGTCCTGTCACTTTCCGAGGTGTCGTTGTACGTGTTTCCAATG encodes:
- a CDS encoding aldehyde dehydrogenase family protein, whose product is MATLDKDLLAIQEMRDAVKHANTAQAAYMQFSQQQVDTIVKAVADAAFKEADRLAKMAVQETGMGIPNHKKMKNEVASRDVYEDIKDLKTVGIVGYDRMKKVAEIASPFGVIAGIVPTTNPTSTAIFKTLISLKTRNGLVLSPHPYAVKCTKEALDICRVAAEKAGAPEGLLQCLTMSSMEATQQLMKHPDIHLILATGGGALVKAAYSSGKPAYGVGPGNVPAYIEKSATIQKSVRQLVQSKSFDNGTICATEQAIIVDKAIAVQVQTELKKNGAYLLNAEEKAKMEKLISPVPGKVNPQIVGKSATCLADSVGITVPDDTKVLVGFETMIGKNIPFSLEKLSPIFALYVVENSTEAKQVMIDLLNIGGRGHTCSIHTENAALAEQFSVELPVSRIVVNTLSSIGAVGGTTGLAPSFTLGCGTFGGNITSDNITARHLLNIKRMAYGIKDVEVPKPEFEVQSVVESVVSQEPALDTTMVQQIVDQVLKQITLQNK
- a CDS encoding BMC domain-containing protein, with amino-acid sequence MSTALGMVETKGLVGAIEAADAMVKAASVNLVGKVHVGGGIVTVLVRGDVGAVKAATDAGAAAAQRVGELLSVHVIPRPHHELEMILPKAEA
- a CDS encoding phosphate propanoyltransferase encodes the protein MTTATKTFPVAISARHIHLSEADLQALFGPNATLTKDFDLSQPGQFAAKERVSIEGPKGIIHNVRVLGPVRPATQVEVSRTDAMKLGVTPPLRQSGDIDNSAGIKILSQDKELEIQQGVIIAQAHIHMTEEDAKALEVHNNELVSVEVVSDRPVTFRGVVVRVSNDFSLEMHIDTDEANAGFIEQQAQGKLMKVSS